One genomic region from Conexibacter woesei Iso977N encodes:
- a CDS encoding MFS transporter: MTSEKPSLSSKVLWAILGLVLLADALDMIDSTVTNIAAPTIVRDIGGGDALVKWLGSAYALALGVLLVVGGRLGDRYGQRRLFLVGMAGFTAASALAGAAWSPAVLIGARAVQGAFGALLIPQGMAIMTKHFPREMQQRAFGLFGPLLGIATVGGPILAGFLIDADLLGLAWRPIFLINVVLGTAGIALAARILPHDDLDAAAPVRIDGLGSGLLAAAMFGLIFGLIEGSTEGWNAVPIACLAGGVAFLGAFAWRQRTAAEPLIKPSLLANRGFSSGLVTGLVFFASSSGLAYIISLFMQQALGAKPSAAALGLLPMTLGIIVAAGFTMAGPGGRMGRKLIAIGMCITLVGAGGLLAVVETSGLDATLWGLAPFVFVIGLGLGACYGTLFDIALGDVAPDEAGGASGSLSAVQQLAAGIGSAVVTSVYLHGADQASAMATALIVVIAATVACLPAVRLLPKHGQPEPHGELAAV; this comes from the coding sequence ATGACTTCGGAAAAGCCCTCTCTCTCCAGCAAGGTCCTCTGGGCCATCCTCGGGCTCGTCCTGCTCGCGGACGCGCTCGACATGATCGACTCGACCGTCACGAACATCGCGGCGCCGACGATCGTCCGCGACATCGGCGGCGGCGACGCGCTCGTCAAGTGGCTCGGCTCCGCCTACGCGCTGGCGCTCGGCGTCCTGCTGGTCGTCGGCGGCCGGCTCGGCGACCGCTACGGCCAGCGGCGCCTGTTCCTGGTCGGCATGGCCGGCTTCACGGCGGCCTCCGCCCTCGCGGGCGCGGCGTGGTCGCCCGCGGTGCTGATCGGCGCGCGGGCGGTCCAGGGCGCGTTCGGCGCGCTGCTGATCCCGCAGGGCATGGCGATCATGACCAAGCACTTCCCGCGCGAGATGCAGCAGAGGGCGTTCGGCCTGTTCGGCCCGCTGCTCGGGATCGCGACGGTCGGCGGGCCGATCCTCGCCGGCTTCCTGATCGACGCGGATCTCCTCGGCCTGGCGTGGCGGCCGATCTTCCTCATCAACGTGGTGCTCGGCACCGCCGGGATCGCGCTCGCGGCGCGGATCCTGCCGCACGACGACCTCGACGCCGCGGCGCCGGTCCGGATCGACGGGCTCGGCTCCGGCCTGCTCGCCGCCGCGATGTTCGGCCTGATCTTCGGGCTGATCGAGGGCTCGACCGAGGGCTGGAACGCGGTCCCGATCGCCTGCCTGGCCGGCGGCGTCGCCTTCCTCGGCGCCTTCGCGTGGCGCCAGCGCACCGCCGCCGAGCCGCTGATCAAGCCGTCGCTGCTGGCGAACCGCGGCTTCTCGTCGGGCCTCGTGACCGGGTTGGTGTTCTTCGCGTCGTCGAGCGGATTGGCCTACATCATCTCGCTGTTCATGCAGCAGGCGCTGGGCGCGAAGCCGTCGGCCGCGGCGCTCGGGCTGCTGCCGATGACGCTCGGGATCATCGTCGCCGCCGGGTTCACGATGGCCGGCCCGGGCGGCAGGATGGGGCGCAAGCTGATCGCGATCGGCATGTGCATCACCTTGGTCGGCGCGGGCGGGCTGCTGGCGGTCGTCGAGACCAGCGGCCTGGACGCGACGCTCTGGGGCCTGGCGCCGTTCGTCTTCGTGATCGGACTCGGGCTGGGCGCGTGCTACGGGACGCTGTTCGACATCGCCCTCGGCGACGTCGCGCCGGACGAGGCCGGCGGCGCGTCCGGATCGCTCAGCGCCGTTCAGCAGTTGGCGGCCGGGATCGGCAGCGCGGTCGTGACGTCGGTCTACCTGCACGGCGCCGATCAGGCGAGCGCGATGGCGACGGCGCTGATCGTGGTGATCGCCGCGACGGTGGCGTGCCTCCCGGCGGTCCGGCTGCTCCCGAAGCACGGGCAGCCGGAGCCTCACGGCGAGCTGGCGGCGGTCTGA
- a CDS encoding WecB/TagA/CpsF family glycosyltransferase, protein MPSPTPTPLDATAAAEDLAVPPPTVDVLGVPLALTDYERTMDWMDATIAQRGKGYICVAATHTVVATQDDPELRAAVRGASLVVPDGQPVVWAMNALGHDLTHRVYGPDLMAKSCERAAATGTRMFLYGGRNQGALVQLALNLRTRFPGLQIVGGYAPPFRPLSDEEVDAVVEEINHAKPDVVWVGIGVPKQEKFMHALRARLDAPVLVGVGAAFDFHAGLIPQAPSWMQSSGLEWLFRLSKEPRRLWRRYLTYNPRFVLGFARQYARHRRRLARTSAR, encoded by the coding sequence ATGCCCTCCCCAACCCCCACACCCCTCGACGCCACCGCCGCCGCGGAGGACCTCGCGGTGCCGCCGCCGACGGTCGACGTGCTCGGCGTCCCGCTCGCCCTCACGGACTACGAGCGGACGATGGACTGGATGGACGCGACGATCGCCCAGCGCGGCAAGGGCTACATCTGCGTCGCCGCGACGCACACGGTCGTCGCCACGCAGGACGACCCGGAGCTGCGCGCCGCCGTGCGCGGCGCCTCGCTGGTCGTCCCGGACGGCCAGCCGGTCGTGTGGGCGATGAACGCCTTGGGCCACGACCTGACGCACCGCGTCTACGGGCCGGACCTGATGGCCAAGTCGTGCGAGCGCGCGGCGGCCACCGGCACCCGGATGTTCCTGTACGGCGGCCGCAACCAGGGCGCGCTGGTGCAGCTGGCGCTGAACCTGCGCACACGCTTCCCGGGGCTGCAGATCGTCGGCGGCTACGCGCCGCCGTTCCGGCCGCTGTCCGACGAAGAGGTCGACGCGGTCGTCGAGGAGATCAACCACGCCAAGCCGGACGTGGTGTGGGTCGGGATCGGCGTGCCGAAGCAGGAGAAGTTCATGCACGCGCTGCGCGCGCGGTTGGACGCTCCGGTGTTGGTCGGCGTCGGCGCCGCGTTCGACTTCCACGCAGGCCTGATCCCGCAGGCGCCGTCTTGGATGCAGTCCTCCGGCCTGGAGTGGCTGTTCCGCCTGTCGAAGGAGCCGCGGCGGCTCTGGAGGCGCTACCTGACCTACAACCCGCGCTTCGTGCTCGGGTTCGCGCGCCAGTACGCGCGCCACCGCCGCCGTCTCGCGCGCACGTCCGCCCGCTAG
- a CDS encoding NAD-dependent epimerase/dehydratase family protein, producing the protein MNRVLVTGGAGTIGAAVVRRLLSDPRFEVRVSDQRTAPQWMREGCEIHQGDLRELDEARRATQGCTHVIHLAAIVGGIGNFHKLPHTLTEVNNALYNGVIRAALDHDVERFVYVSSSMVFERATEFPTTEEHILDTPIPQSAYGFSKLTGEVYVKAAHDEHGFPYTICRPFNAYGPGEMPEDEPGIAHMVPDVIKKCLALPEGAPLPIFGDGTQTRTLTHIDDIADGIVVSMASEAGLHEDFNISAGEEMTVAEIARVIWEECDRPAGEFALEHLPTYPVDVVRRWPSVEKAERLLDWKARIGVREGVRQTADWLRGVLPAAAG; encoded by the coding sequence ATGAATCGCGTACTCGTCACCGGCGGCGCCGGCACCATCGGGGCGGCTGTGGTCCGCCGTCTGCTCAGCGACCCGCGCTTCGAGGTGCGGGTGTCGGACCAGCGGACCGCGCCGCAGTGGATGCGCGAGGGCTGCGAGATCCACCAGGGCGACCTGCGCGAGCTCGACGAGGCGCGGAGGGCGACGCAGGGCTGCACCCACGTCATCCACCTCGCCGCGATCGTCGGCGGGATCGGGAACTTCCACAAGCTGCCGCACACGCTGACCGAGGTCAACAACGCCCTGTACAACGGCGTGATCCGGGCGGCGCTCGATCACGACGTCGAGCGGTTCGTGTACGTGTCGTCGTCGATGGTCTTCGAGCGGGCGACGGAGTTCCCGACGACCGAGGAGCACATCCTCGACACGCCGATCCCGCAGAGCGCGTATGGCTTCTCGAAGCTGACGGGCGAGGTGTACGTGAAGGCCGCGCACGACGAGCACGGGTTCCCGTACACGATCTGCCGCCCGTTCAACGCGTACGGGCCGGGCGAGATGCCGGAGGACGAGCCGGGGATCGCGCACATGGTCCCGGACGTCATCAAGAAGTGCTTGGCCTTGCCGGAGGGCGCGCCGCTGCCGATCTTCGGCGACGGGACGCAGACGCGGACGCTGACGCACATCGACGACATCGCGGACGGGATCGTGGTGTCGATGGCGAGCGAGGCCGGGTTGCACGAGGACTTCAACATCTCCGCCGGCGAGGAGATGACCGTCGCCGAGATCGCCCGCGTGATCTGGGAGGAGTGCGACCGCCCGGCCGGCGAGTTCGCGCTCGAGCACCTGCCGACGTACCCCGTCGATGTCGTCCGGCGCTGGCCGTCGGTCGAGAAGGCGGAGCGGCTGCTGGACTGGAAGGCCAGGATCGGCGTGCGCGAAGGCGTGCGTCAGACAGCTGACTGGCTGCGCGGGGTGCTTCCGGCCGCCGCCGGGTAG
- a CDS encoding TetR/AcrR family transcriptional regulator — MEAAETLGRRERKKRATRAALSDAALDLFLKKGYDNVTVAEVAEAADTAVTTLFKHFPGGKETLVFGGAEDRAAAIAAAIRERPEGTRPLDALQEFIAVRGAFETDPDRNMKRRLRLIAATPVLSAYAMRRWVECEGALAEVLAAEVDGVDAGDVTVRAVARYALEVPSLASLEADPRAALTAAFDRLRAGWPEF, encoded by the coding sequence ATGGAAGCCGCCGAGACCCTGGGACGCCGGGAACGCAAGAAGCGCGCGACGCGCGCCGCGCTGTCGGACGCCGCGCTCGACCTGTTCCTGAAGAAGGGCTATGACAACGTCACGGTCGCCGAGGTGGCCGAGGCCGCCGACACGGCGGTCACGACGTTGTTCAAGCACTTCCCGGGCGGCAAGGAGACGCTGGTGTTCGGCGGGGCCGAGGACCGCGCGGCGGCGATCGCGGCGGCGATCCGGGAGCGACCGGAGGGCACGCGCCCGCTCGACGCGCTCCAGGAGTTCATCGCGGTCCGCGGCGCGTTCGAGACCGACCCGGACCGCAACATGAAGCGGCGGCTGAGGCTGATCGCCGCGACGCCCGTGCTGAGCGCGTACGCGATGCGGCGCTGGGTCGAGTGCGAGGGCGCGCTGGCGGAGGTGCTCGCGGCGGAGGTCGATGGTGTCGACGCGGGCGACGTGACCGTCCGGGCGGTGGCGCGCTACGCGCTGGAGGTGCCGTCGCTCGCGAGCCTCGAGGCCGATCCGCGCGCGGCGCTGACCGCGGCGTTCGACCGCCTGCGGGCGGGCTGGCCGGAGTTCTAG
- a CDS encoding NAD-dependent epimerase/dehydratase family protein produces the protein MHAIVTGGAGFIGSNLVDALLDQGAEVDVIDTLVTGKRENLEAGAFDRGARLHEVDITDAAALTSLVGDIAPDVIFHLAAQIDVRKSIDDPAFDASVNVVGTINVLAAAHAARVGRVVNTSTGGAIYGDADVIPSPESTEPLPMAAYGQSKFCAERYLGWYGRLYEQSNVTLRLGNVYGPRQDPHGEAGVVAIFCGLLREGGTPVIFGDGRQTRDYVYVGDVVRAQLAAVEARVTGEINVGTGRESTVLDIVDALREIDPDAAARGFEPEFKPARLGEVERSCLDVSRAREELGFEAQVGLVEGLRTTLESTPA, from the coding sequence ATGCATGCGATCGTCACCGGCGGCGCCGGCTTCATCGGATCCAACCTCGTCGACGCGCTCCTGGACCAGGGCGCGGAGGTCGACGTGATCGACACGCTCGTCACGGGCAAGCGCGAGAACCTCGAGGCGGGGGCGTTCGACCGCGGCGCGCGGCTGCACGAGGTCGACATCACCGACGCGGCGGCGCTGACGTCGCTGGTCGGCGACATCGCGCCGGACGTGATCTTCCACCTGGCGGCGCAGATCGACGTGCGCAAGTCGATCGACGACCCGGCGTTCGACGCGTCCGTGAACGTCGTCGGGACGATCAACGTGCTGGCGGCCGCGCACGCGGCGAGGGTCGGGCGCGTGGTGAACACGTCGACCGGCGGCGCGATCTACGGCGACGCGGACGTGATCCCGTCGCCGGAGTCGACCGAGCCGCTGCCGATGGCGGCCTACGGGCAGTCGAAGTTCTGCGCCGAGCGGTACCTGGGGTGGTACGGGCGGCTGTACGAGCAGTCGAACGTGACGCTGCGGCTGGGCAACGTCTACGGGCCGCGCCAGGACCCGCACGGCGAGGCGGGCGTGGTCGCGATCTTCTGCGGGCTGCTGCGCGAGGGCGGGACGCCGGTGATCTTCGGCGACGGCAGGCAGACGCGCGACTACGTGTACGTCGGCGACGTCGTGCGCGCGCAGCTGGCGGCCGTCGAGGCGCGCGTGACCGGTGAGATCAACGTGGGCACGGGCCGCGAGTCGACGGTGCTGGACATCGTGGACGCGCTGCGCGAGATCGACCCGGACGCCGCGGCGAGGGGCTTCGAGCCGGAGTTCAAGCCGGCGCGGCTGGGCGAGGTCGAGCGCTCGTGCCTGGACGTGTCGCGTGCGCGCGAGGAGCTCGGGTTCGAGGCGCAGGTCGGGCTGGTCGAGGGCCTGCGCACGACGCTGGAATCGACGCCGGCGTAA
- a CDS encoding GDP-mannose 4,6-dehydratase, translating into MSPRRALITGVSGQDGTYLAEQLVAEGYDVTGLVRNPGDRVLTHLEGVSLLHGDLDDASTLVDALGAVRPHELYHLAAPTFVPASWDDPAVPMAQIAGATGTLLTAAHRLDPELRVFVATSSEIFGDAGESPQREGSPKRPRSPYGIAKLAAHQLVGVLRERHGLFAVSGILYNHESPRRPVRFLPRKVTRGAAAIALGLQDELVLGDQSAVRDWSHAADVMRGARLALAADAPGDYVFASGVGRTVGDLVQAAFAAAGVSAEGRIRVDPAFVRPPEVTPQVGDPSRARDVLGWRPEHSFEATIAEMVAADLEQLRSERP; encoded by the coding sequence ATGAGCCCTCGGCGGGCGCTGATCACCGGCGTGTCCGGCCAGGACGGGACGTATTTGGCCGAGCAACTCGTCGCCGAAGGCTACGACGTCACCGGCCTGGTCCGGAACCCTGGCGATCGTGTGCTCACCCATCTGGAGGGGGTCTCGCTGCTGCACGGCGACCTCGACGACGCGTCCACGCTGGTCGACGCGCTCGGCGCCGTCCGCCCGCACGAGCTCTACCACCTCGCCGCGCCGACGTTCGTGCCCGCGTCGTGGGACGACCCGGCGGTCCCGATGGCGCAGATCGCCGGCGCGACCGGGACGCTGCTGACCGCCGCGCACCGCCTGGACCCGGAGCTGCGCGTGTTCGTCGCGACGTCGTCGGAGATCTTCGGCGACGCGGGCGAGTCGCCGCAGCGCGAGGGCTCGCCCAAGCGGCCGCGCTCGCCGTACGGGATCGCCAAGCTCGCCGCGCACCAGCTCGTCGGTGTCCTGCGCGAGCGCCACGGGCTGTTCGCGGTGTCGGGGATCCTCTACAACCACGAGTCGCCGCGGCGGCCGGTGCGGTTCCTGCCGCGCAAGGTGACGCGGGGCGCGGCGGCGATCGCCTTGGGACTCCAGGACGAGCTGGTCCTGGGCGACCAGAGCGCGGTCCGGGACTGGTCGCACGCGGCCGACGTGATGCGCGGCGCGCGCCTGGCGCTGGCCGCCGACGCGCCCGGCGACTACGTGTTCGCCAGCGGCGTCGGCCGGACGGTCGGCGATTTGGTTCAGGCGGCGTTCGCCGCGGCGGGCGTGAGCGCCGAGGGCCGGATCCGCGTGGACCCGGCGTTCGTCCGGCCGCCCGAGGTGACGCCGCAGGTCGGCGACCCGTCGCGCGCCCGGGACGTGCTCGGGTGGCGTCCCGAGCACAGCTTCGAGGCGACCATCGCCGAGATGGTCGCCGCGGACCTCGAGCAGCTTCGCTCAGAGAGACCCTGA
- a CDS encoding nucleotide sugar dehydrogenase → MGLGRVGLPLALAFADAGLDVIGVDNDPARIDALREGRMPFDEPGAQEILERVASRLTLGERAEDAAPARHIVLTLGTPAMSHIEIDLRQIRAVLDDLLPHLREGHAIHLRSTIAPDTTEFVAGYLAKHRGFVIGEEVFVAHVPERIASAKFFEEISTLPCIVGGVGARSGEVAASLFEVLGAPIVQTTPVQAELAKIWTNILRYANFALPNLMMMDCEQYGANVFEVVELINRDYPRGGMKLPGFTAGTCLRKDFAFSEERSNAPGMLLAVSRVNESVPLFLVQGVKRRLEGGSLAGKKIAVLGLAFKGDTDDERDSLSHKLVRLLERELADVAIHDPHVPTPTSSLADAVLDADAVIVATNHHEFCTPETLRAIVEGARRDAIVVDPWNCWGASQVFAHADEVALLAGLASR, encoded by the coding sequence ATTGGATTGGGCCGCGTTGGCCTGCCGCTCGCCCTCGCCTTCGCGGACGCGGGGCTGGACGTCATCGGGGTCGACAACGACCCGGCGCGGATCGACGCGCTGCGCGAGGGGCGGATGCCGTTCGACGAGCCGGGCGCGCAGGAGATCCTGGAACGCGTCGCCTCGCGGCTGACGCTCGGCGAGCGCGCCGAGGACGCGGCGCCCGCGCGGCACATCGTGCTCACGCTGGGCACGCCCGCGATGTCGCACATCGAGATCGACCTGCGCCAGATCCGCGCGGTGCTGGACGACCTGCTCCCGCACCTGCGCGAGGGGCACGCGATCCACCTGCGCTCGACGATCGCGCCGGACACCACCGAGTTCGTCGCCGGCTACCTGGCCAAGCACCGCGGCTTCGTGATCGGTGAGGAGGTCTTCGTGGCCCACGTCCCGGAGCGGATCGCGTCGGCCAAGTTCTTCGAGGAGATCTCGACGCTGCCGTGCATCGTCGGCGGCGTCGGCGCGCGCTCGGGCGAGGTCGCCGCGTCGCTGTTCGAGGTCCTGGGCGCGCCGATCGTCCAGACCACCCCGGTCCAGGCCGAGCTGGCGAAGATCTGGACCAACATCCTGCGCTACGCGAACTTCGCGCTGCCCAACCTGATGATGATGGACTGCGAGCAGTACGGCGCGAACGTCTTCGAGGTGGTGGAGCTGATCAACCGCGACTACCCGCGCGGTGGGATGAAGCTCCCGGGGTTCACGGCGGGCACGTGCCTGCGCAAGGACTTCGCGTTCTCCGAGGAGCGCTCGAACGCGCCCGGGATGCTGCTGGCGGTCTCGCGCGTCAACGAGAGCGTGCCGCTGTTCCTGGTCCAGGGCGTCAAGCGGCGGCTCGAGGGCGGGTCGCTGGCGGGCAAGAAGATCGCGGTGCTGGGGCTGGCCTTCAAGGGCGACACCGACGACGAGCGCGACTCGCTGTCGCACAAGTTGGTGCGGTTGCTCGAGCGCGAGCTGGCCGACGTCGCGATCCACGATCCCCACGTCCCGACGCCGACGTCCTCCCTGGCCGACGCCGTGTTGGACGCCGACGCGGTGATCGTCGCGACCAACCACCACGAGTTCTGCACGCCGGAGACGCTGCGGGCGATCGTGGAGGGCGCGCGGCGCGATGCGATCGTCGTCGACCCCTGGAACTGCTGGGGCGCGTCACAGGTCTTCGCGCACGCCGACGAGGTCGCGCTGCTGGCCGGGCTCGCCTCGCGGTAG
- a CDS encoding glycosyltransferase has product MILFLHNRYRVSGGEERVVEDQTWLVREHLGEEAQVLERDSAAVGRRAAALGLLRGGLDPQDVAKAVRLTGARVVHAHNLHPTLGWRALAAAQAAGARTVLQLHNYRLICAVGTCVNPAGEDCTRCHGRRTLPGVRLNCRGSRAEALTYAAGLSLQQHRLIDHADTIVVPSHAARTRLTTLGAPRRVTEATVLGHVIRDFAEPPEPHAPAELRAGEAAPAAVPPRAIVASRLAREKGVDLAIEACARAGVPLTVCGDGPLGDELRAQAAALGADVTFTGRVGADELARLRAGATVAVVPSRAQETFGLAALEALAAGLPVIATRVGALADLDGDVTLVPRDDAEVLAQALRNAPPPDPARAIAAARRRAAPEVIAPRLAELYA; this is encoded by the coding sequence GTGATCCTCTTCCTGCACAACCGGTATCGCGTGAGCGGCGGCGAGGAGCGCGTGGTGGAGGATCAGACGTGGCTCGTCCGGGAGCACCTGGGCGAGGAGGCGCAGGTCCTGGAGCGCGACTCCGCCGCGGTCGGCAGGCGCGCCGCCGCGCTGGGCCTGCTGCGCGGCGGGCTCGACCCGCAGGACGTCGCCAAGGCGGTCCGGCTGACCGGCGCCCGCGTCGTCCACGCCCACAACCTCCACCCGACGCTCGGCTGGCGCGCGCTGGCCGCGGCGCAGGCGGCGGGTGCGCGGACCGTCCTGCAGCTTCACAACTACCGCTTGATCTGCGCGGTCGGCACCTGCGTGAATCCCGCGGGCGAGGACTGCACCCGCTGCCACGGCCGCCGGACCCTGCCCGGCGTCCGCCTCAACTGCCGCGGCTCCCGCGCGGAGGCGCTGACCTACGCGGCCGGCCTCTCGCTCCAGCAACACCGCCTGATCGACCACGCCGACACGATCGTCGTCCCCAGCCACGCCGCCCGCACCCGCCTCACGACGCTCGGCGCACCCCGCCGCGTCACCGAGGCGACGGTGCTGGGGCACGTCATCCGCGACTTCGCCGAGCCGCCGGAGCCGCACGCGCCCGCGGAGCTGCGCGCGGGCGAGGCTGCGCCGGCCGCCGTCCCTCCGCGGGCGATCGTCGCTTCGCGGTTGGCGCGGGAGAAGGGGGTCGATCTGGCGATCGAGGCTTGCGCCAGGGCCGGGGTTCCGTTGACGGTCTGCGGCGATGGGCCGCTCGGCGACGAGCTGCGCGCCCAGGCGGCGGCCCTCGGCGCCGACGTCACGTTCACAGGGCGCGTCGGCGCCGACGAGCTCGCGCGGCTGCGCGCCGGGGCGACAGTCGCGGTCGTCCCTTCGCGCGCGCAGGAGACGTTCGGCCTCGCCGCCCTGGAGGCGCTCGCCGCCGGGCTGCCGGTGATCGCGACGCGCGTCGGCGCGCTCGCCGATCTCGACGGCGACGTCACGCTCGTCCCGCGCGATGACGCCGAGGTGCTCGCGCAGGCGCTCCGGAACGCGCCGCCGCCGGATCCGGCCCGCGCGATCGCCGCCGCGCGCCGGCGCGCCGCGCCCGAGGTCATCGCGCCGCGCCTGGCCGAGCTGTACGCCTAG
- a CDS encoding glycosyltransferase family 2 protein: MSAPVAVILPTAGRPEYLDAALASIVPQARAVGGDVLVVDDGPSDATRSAAARHGARYVAHDRSRGLNAARNTGIANTDASLLAFVDDDVVVRPGWLHALVVADAALPQDVGVLTGPILARFEDHTHRFCGREDPPITHLDLGPKDRDAPHAWGANMAIRRAAIERVGLFDEARELYGDEQEWQQRLQAGAPRGAGGGDEEEWQDRMHAQTGGRIRYVAAAALDHRRIGDDAKIINLMRAAYRRGRASRRFDIYKNAAPAAGDELRVLAGCLLHGPRFRCANGPILSAHSLGRIRSLLDERLQPPPPPAATPGVDDFLSGRSGYVAGKRGHALRAHDLLHDLAARIPGRRRRAIAQATDAAPRHRVLVVGIERTDVPNLMTEARAELAASRHDVTIDVAPATPGRGKFENLNIILARHDLSSFDWIVVTDDDVSLPRRFLDTFLACADAGRLALAQPAHRRHSHAAWDVTRRRAGSDWRVTNFVEIGPVTAFNAEAARVLLPFPSDLRMGWGLDAHWSALAQEHGWRLGVVDATPIGHTIRPAASDYPRETAAAEARRFLDGRPYVTRDAVRTLEAHRIGDR, translated from the coding sequence TTGTCCGCGCCCGTCGCCGTCATCCTGCCCACCGCCGGGCGCCCGGAGTACCTCGATGCCGCACTCGCGTCGATCGTCCCGCAGGCGCGCGCGGTCGGTGGCGACGTGCTCGTCGTCGACGACGGGCCGAGCGACGCCACGAGGAGCGCCGCGGCACGCCACGGCGCCCGCTACGTCGCCCACGACCGCTCCCGCGGCCTCAACGCCGCCCGCAACACCGGGATCGCCAACACGGACGCGAGCCTGCTCGCGTTCGTCGACGACGACGTCGTCGTCCGCCCCGGCTGGCTCCACGCGCTGGTCGTCGCCGACGCCGCGCTGCCCCAGGACGTCGGCGTCCTCACCGGCCCGATCCTCGCCCGCTTCGAGGACCACACCCACCGCTTCTGCGGCCGCGAGGACCCGCCGATCACGCACCTCGATCTCGGCCCCAAGGACCGCGACGCGCCCCACGCCTGGGGCGCGAACATGGCGATCCGGCGCGCGGCGATCGAGCGGGTCGGGCTCTTCGACGAGGCCCGCGAGCTCTACGGCGACGAGCAGGAGTGGCAGCAGCGCCTGCAGGCCGGCGCGCCGCGCGGAGCCGGGGGCGGCGACGAGGAGGAGTGGCAGGACCGCATGCACGCGCAGACCGGCGGCCGGATCCGCTACGTCGCCGCAGCCGCGCTGGACCACCGCCGGATCGGCGACGACGCCAAGATCATCAACTTGATGCGCGCCGCCTACCGCCGCGGCCGCGCCTCGCGCCGGTTCGACATCTACAAGAACGCGGCACCCGCCGCCGGCGACGAGCTGCGCGTCCTCGCCGGCTGCCTGCTGCACGGGCCGCGCTTCCGCTGCGCCAACGGCCCGATCCTCTCCGCCCATTCCCTCGGCCGGATCCGCTCGCTGCTCGACGAGCGCCTCCAGCCCCCGCCGCCGCCCGCCGCGACGCCCGGTGTCGACGACTTCCTCTCCGGCCGCTCCGGCTACGTCGCCGGCAAGCGTGGCCACGCGCTGCGCGCCCACGACCTCCTGCACGACCTCGCCGCCCGGATCCCGGGCCGGCGCCGCCGCGCGATCGCGCAAGCCACGGACGCCGCGCCGCGCCACCGCGTCCTGGTCGTCGGCATCGAACGCACCGACGTCCCGAACCTGATGACGGAAGCGCGCGCAGAGCTCGCAGCCTCCCGCCACGACGTCACGATCGACGTCGCCCCCGCCACCCCCGGCCGCGGCAAGTTCGAGAACCTCAACATCATCCTCGCGCGCCACGACCTGAGCAGCTTCGACTGGATCGTCGTCACCGACGACGACGTCTCGCTCCCCCGCCGCTTCCTCGACACCTTCCTCGCCTGCGCCGACGCCGGCCGCCTCGCGCTCGCCCAGCCCGCCCACCGCCGCCACTCGCACGCCGCCTGGGACGTCACCCGCCGCCGCGCCGGCTCGGACTGGCGCGTCACGAACTTCGTGGAGATCGGCCCGGTGACGGCGTTCAACGCCGAAGCGGCGCGCGTCCTCCTCCCCTTCCCGTCGGACCTCAGGATGGGCTGGGGCCTCGACGCGCACTGGTCCGCGCTGGCCCAGGAGCACGGCTGGCGCCTCGGCGTCGTCGACGCCACGCCGATCGGCCACACGATCCGCCCCGCCGCGTCCGACTACCCGCGCGAGACCGCCGCCGCCGAGGCGCGCCGCTTCCTCGACGGCCGCCCCTACGTCACGCGCGACGCCGTCCGGACGCTGGAAGCGCACAGGATCGGTGACCGTTGA